A section of the Chryseobacterium ginsenosidimutans genome encodes:
- a CDS encoding alpha-L-fucosidase: MLSKKTKTFFLSSLFISSTFFSQAHNVSEGYQKPTDPLVVQNLENWQDLKFGLFMHWGTYSQWGIVESWSLCPEDESWTQRKPEHGKTYNEYVKNYENLQKTFNPTQFNPQKWADATKKAGMKYVVFTTKHHDGFAMFDTQQSDYKVTSPNTRFSKNPKADVTKEIFNTFRKDGFKIGAYFSKPDWHSDDYWWSYFPPKDRNVNYDPKKYPERWENFKKFTFNQLNEITSNYGKIDILWLDGGWVRPFNTIDPNVEWQRTIKVEQDIDMDKIGTMARKNQHGIIVVDRTVPGKWENYVTPEQAVPEKVLSIPWESCITMGDSFSYVPNDNYKSSQKIIETLVKIISRGGNYLMNIAPGPNGDYDAIVYERLKEISAWMDKNQFAVFATRAVAPYHDGNFYYTQSKDGKTVNIFHLDEKTNYQAPSILSFTIPENFKPKSLKILGLSNKIQWKKIGNSIEINLPKERNQLKYSTVVQITQ; encoded by the coding sequence ATGTTAAGTAAAAAAACTAAAACCTTTTTTCTTTCATCATTATTCATATCGTCTACATTCTTTTCACAAGCTCATAATGTTTCAGAAGGTTACCAAAAACCGACTGATCCGCTTGTTGTTCAAAATCTTGAAAACTGGCAGGATCTGAAATTCGGATTGTTCATGCATTGGGGAACATACAGCCAATGGGGAATTGTCGAAAGTTGGAGTTTATGCCCGGAAGACGAATCTTGGACTCAACGTAAACCTGAACATGGAAAAACATATAACGAATATGTTAAGAACTACGAAAACCTTCAGAAAACGTTTAATCCGACTCAGTTTAATCCGCAAAAATGGGCAGATGCCACGAAGAAAGCAGGAATGAAATACGTGGTTTTTACAACCAAGCATCACGACGGTTTTGCAATGTTTGATACGCAACAGTCTGATTATAAGGTTACTTCTCCAAATACACGGTTTTCCAAAAATCCAAAAGCGGATGTGACGAAGGAAATATTCAATACATTCAGAAAAGACGGATTCAAAATCGGAGCTTATTTTTCAAAACCCGATTGGCATTCTGATGATTACTGGTGGAGTTACTTTCCGCCAAAAGACAGAAACGTCAATTATGATCCTAAAAAATATCCTGAGCGTTGGGAAAATTTCAAAAAATTCACGTTTAATCAGTTGAATGAAATCACTTCAAACTACGGTAAAATAGATATTCTTTGGTTAGATGGAGGCTGGGTTCGCCCGTTTAATACGATTGATCCCAATGTAGAATGGCAGAGAACAATTAAAGTTGAACAGGATATTGATATGGATAAAATCGGGACAATGGCTCGAAAAAACCAACATGGAATCATTGTTGTCGACCGTACCGTTCCCGGAAAATGGGAAAATTATGTAACGCCCGAACAGGCAGTTCCGGAAAAAGTACTTTCAATTCCCTGGGAAAGCTGCATCACAATGGGAGATTCGTTTTCGTATGTTCCGAATGATAATTATAAATCATCTCAGAAAATCATTGAAACGTTGGTTAAAATCATTTCCAGAGGTGGAAATTACCTCATGAATATTGCTCCCGGACCCAACGGAGACTACGATGCCATCGTTTATGAAAGATTAAAGGAAATCTCAGCGTGGATGGATAAAAATCAGTTCGCTGTTTTTGCAACAAGAGCTGTGGCACCTTATCATGATGGGAATTTTTATTATACGCAAAGTAAAGATGGAAAAACAGTGAATATTTTTCACTTGGATGAAAAAACGAATTATCAAGCTCCATCAATACTAAGTTTTACAATTCCTGAAAATTTTAAACCAAAATCATTGAAAATTTTAGGATTATCCAATAAAATTCAATGGAAAAAAATTGGAAATTCTATTGAAATAAATTTACCAAAAGAAAGAAATCAATTAAAATATTCAACCGTAGTTCAGATTACACAATAG